DNA sequence from the Penaeus vannamei isolate JL-2024 chromosome 32, ASM4276789v1, whole genome shotgun sequence genome:
cattcattcatacatacatacatacatacatacatacatacacacatacatatatacatacatacatgcatgcatacatacatatatacatacattcatacatacaaacatacatggatatatatatacatacacacacacacacacacacacacacacacacacacacacacacacacacacacacacacacacacacacacacacatatatatatatatatatatatatatatatatatatatatatatatatatatatatatatatatataaacctgtgtgcatctgcatgggagtgtgtgtatgcgcttgtgaggacacacagacacaaagagcaAAGGCGACGACTAAAAGAAGTATCATGAGTCTGACATCCGTTTGAAGAacatgaccctcccccccccgttcgcccctcccctccctccctccctctcctcccttcctttctcccctccctcccttctctcctccccctcccatccctccgccctcccttcctccctccctcttcttcctctccttctcctcccttcctcccctccctcacttcctctccctttactccctcctcctcccattcctccctcctccctctcctccatccactccctctcctcccttccctccctcccccatttccccctcctccgccctcccccccccccctccgaaaccGCCCCAGAATGGTCGCTGCGAACGGAATGCACAGCGGGGAGTGGGAGTTGGAgcgggagtgtgagtgtgagtggaagTGTGAGTGAAAGTATGAGTGGaattgtgagtgtaagtgtgagtgtgagtgtgggagttggagcgggagtgtgagtgtgagtgtgagtgggagagggagtgtgagtgtgagtgtgagtgtgagtgtgagtgggagagggagcgggagtgtgagtgtgagtgtgagtgtgagtgtaagtgtgagtgtgagtgtgagtgtaagtgtgaatgtaagtgtgagtgtgataggaattgtgagtgtgagtggaagtgtgtgtgagtgaaagtgggagtgggagttgcagtgtgagtgtgtgtgaatgtgagtgtgagtggaagtgtgagtgtaagcatgagtgtaagtgtgagcgtgagcgtgagtggAAGTGAAAGCGTGAGTATCTGGGTGAGAGTTGGGAGTTGGAGTGAGAGTGCATACTGGGagtaagagtgggagaaggagtcaagtaagagtgagagtgggagtggcagTAAGAGAAGGAGTGGAATGAGAGTAGTGAGTAGAAGGAGTAAGAATGAGTAATAGTAGTGGGAGTCGAAACGAATTCCATGTACCATATGCACGTATGAatgacacacaaaataaaacaaaaacaaaaacaacagaacgaaataaataaacaaaacaaacgaacaaacaaacaaacaaaaaatgatcgaaaaaagaaaagaaaagcaaaaagaaaaaaaggaagaaaaagcacaaaagcaaacaacaaaaaaaaacagaacgaaaaaaagaaagggaaaagaaaaaaaagaaaagaaaagaatgatagtaaacaaacaacaaacaacgagcctcaaaaaacaaaaccccaaaaacagaacgaaaaaaagaaaaaaaagaaaagaaaaaagaaaaaaagaaaaacaaacaaacaaacaaacaaaaaaacaaacagatcaaaaaaaaaaaaaaaaaaaaagagaaaatgtcgCACTGCGCAGAGTTGACAATTCGGCTTAAATCTCATTTGTTACCTCATGAACGCACTCGATCGTGACCTGTAAGAGCGAGCAGCTACGAGGACCGGACGTGCAACGTTGCAGGTCGTTGAACTAGTCTTTCGAAGTATAAGTTCATGATCGTGTTCATGTGgttacaacattttttttttctttttttaggtgtgTGAGGGTTACAGGTCGTCATGTAGGTCTATGAAAGTATAGGCTCTTGATCGGTTTTATGTGGTTACGGGTCTTTTTATGCAGGTGTGTGAGGGTACAGGTCGCCATGTAGGTCTTTGAAATTACAGGTTCATGATCGTGTTCATGTGGTTACGGGTCTTTTTGCAGGTGTGTGAGGGTACAGGTCGCCATGTAGGTCTATGAATGTATTGGTTCTTGATCGTAACTTTCTGTGGTTACAGACTTCTTTTTACTTTGCAGGTGTGTGAGGCTACAGGTCGCCATGTAGGTCTTTGAAATTACAGGTTCATGATCGTGTTCATGTGGTTACAGGTCTTTTTGCAGGTGTGTGAGGCTACAGGTCGCCATGTAGGTCTATGAATGTATTGGTTCTTGATCGTCTTTCTGTGGTTACAGGTCTTTTTGCAGGTGTGTGAGGCTACAGGTCGCCATGTAGGTCTTTGAAATTACAGATTCATGATCGTGTTCATGTGGTTACAGGTCTTTTTGCAGGTGTGTGAGGCTACAGGTCGCCATGTAGGTCTTTGAAATTACAGGTTCATGATCGGGTTCATGTGGTTACAGGTCTTTTTGCAGGTGTGTGAGGCTACAGGTCGCCATGTAGGTCTATGAATGTATTGGTTCTTGATCGTCTTTCTGTGGTTACAGGTCTTTTTGCAGGTGTGTGAGGCTACAGGTCGCCATGTAGGTCTTTGAAATTACAGATTCATGATCGTGTTCATGTGGTTACAGGTCTTTTTGCAGGTGTGTGAGGCTACAGGTCGCCATGTAGGTCTTTGAAATTACAGGTTCATGATCGGGTTCATGTGGTTACAGTTTTTTTTATGCAGGTGTGTGGTTcttttgtgggtgtgtgagggtaCAGGTCTTTGAACATACCTCGGAAGTTATAGCTTTCACCTTCCTCTGTTCAGGTTGGCttacctgcacccccccccccccatctggtGACCTGCTGACCAAATTGGTTCAGGTTTATGAAAGATGTTTTATTGATATGCaaaaacgtctctctctctctctctctctctctctctcttcctcctcttctatctcttcctccccactctctctctctattgcttctctctctctttctccccccactctctcttttcctctgttgcttctctctctcttctccccccccactctctctctctctctctctctctctctctctctctctctcttctctctctctctctctctctcttctctctctctctctctttctctttctcctccactctctctctctttctccccaccactccctctctctctctccccccacccccctctctctcttctctcttctctctctctctctctctctctctttctttctctctttctttctctcttccttccccccctccctctctctctctctctctctctttctctttctctcttgcttctctctctctttctcccccccccccccactctcactctctctctctgtctctctctctctctctttctctcttttatttttaagcACGATATAAATCTTCAATCTATATGTGCTTGAGAGTTCAACCAAAAATGTTTTTTATCGAGGTTTTATCGCATCAaatactattttttatttcttgacgCACAAGTTCTGCTTTCTTCTGTCCTAAAAGTTTAACTTACGATATGTACACGCAAACATTTCGTTAAGGTTTTGCAAGAGAAGTAAATAATTTGAGGATAATAAAGAACTTGAAATGAATAACATTTTCTTACCTTGCAATCACGTATAATGAAAGACTATGTGTTAGTCCATGTGTTGATATATCtaggtatgtgcgtatatatgtgtgtatgtgcatgtgtatgtgtgcatttaagtatatttgtgtgaagaggcgtgtatttgtgtgtacagtTGTATTTgggtgcgtatttgtgtgtacttgcgtgtgtatgtacgtttattttgtgtgtgattgtggatacttgtgtgtgcttttgtgtatatttgtgtgtccatgtgcgtgtgcgcctatgtgtatttctgtgtatgatTAAGACCAGATTTATGATTCCTTTGTCCTTATCTATACTTATAAGTACCTACATATCGTTCTATCTGTTTGTTCGAATATCTGTAtctcaatatatctatccatttatcgagCAATCTAACTATCTAACATTCTATCAGTCAAATTCTCtgccaatcaatcaatctattcctCTATTTGTTTAAGattctctacatctctctattctcccctatctatctacctaaacgCCAATCTTTTCAATCTATCTACTTGTCCATCTCTGAACATTTCAATGTAAAGTAGAAACGTCAACAttgacaaagagagggaaaaagtggcCACTTTCGAAGaccattttttaaatctttttacttctcttttttcaaATCTTTTACTTCACTGGGACGGAAATCATCTGCATTAATTAATACAGGAAAGAGGCCTAAATCAATGGTGGGCTTATCCATATTAAATTGAATTAGTTAATCCCATGATTATTCAAGGATTAAAGTTTATTTCGTTTGTAGGATTTTAGAAAATTATGTAAAATTATCACGCTGaaaaataaggggagagagagggagggagagggagggagagagagggagagagagagagagagagagagcgagagagagagagagagagagagagagagagagagagagagagagagagagagagagagagcgagagagagcagagagagagacgagagagcgagagagagagagagagagagagagagagagagagagagagagagagagagagagagagagagagagagagagagagagagagagagagcgagagagagagagagagaaagcgagagagagagagagagaagagagagagagagagagagagagagagagagagagagagagagagagagagagagagagagagagagagagagagagggagtgaaagagagagagagagagagatagaaattgaaagagagagaagagaaagaatagaacatagaaagagaaagatagataaataaagagatagctGAGAGATAGCTAAATAGCGAAGAGATGACTGAGATGACTGAATAAAACTGaattatatagatagaatgagagagagagagagaggggggaaagacatgtatgtatgtgtctatctatgtatgtatgtatctatatacatactgcgtacatctatttacctctctctctctctctctctctctctctctctctctctctctctctctacacacacacatacacacacacacacacacacacacacacacacacacacacacgcacacacacacacacacacacatatatatatatatatatatatatatatatatatatatatatatatattatatacatacatatatatatatatatatatatatatatatatatatatatatttatttatatatatatatatatatatatatatatatatatatatatatatatatatcttttatgtaaaatatatatatattatatatatatatatatatatatatatatatatatatatatatatatatatatgaatatatatatatatatatatatatatatatgtatacatatatatatatatatatatatatatatatatatacatatatatatatatatatatatatatatatatatatatatatatatatatatatatatatatatatatatatatatatatatatatatatatatatatatatatatatatatatatatatatatatatatatatatatatatatatatatatatatagacatatatatatatatatatatatacacacatatatatacatataagtataccatataatataaagaaagagagttacCACCAAAATCCCTCGAGTGAATCTACACCCCCTGGTCTGTGCCATTCCCACGCATGTCGAGGCTATCAAAACCGACAATGACCATCCGAGAATTTGCTGTGAAATCGAACTACAGGCGGATTCGTGGCAACCGCGATCAACGACAGCATTTTCGCTCCACAGGTGACGAACTCctctcgtggggggggggggggggggaattcctaCGCTCGTACATCCTAAAAAGCCCAGAAAGTCATCCTGATATGATTCCTGTATTCGAGAGATACGCTggtgcagcacacacacacacacgcacacacacacacacactcagacacacatacacgcacacacacacacacacacacacacacacacacacacacacacacacacactagagggTCATGTCAAAAGCTATTTGCGTTGCATGACTTTGTGATTTTTGCAGTTGACTCGGGGTGACACGCCCGGATTCGCAAGGAAGGGTGACATAGTGATTCTCTGTGCAATTGGCTCTCCAGGGGTATTTTAGGGATCCTGTGGGCATTTTAGGGATCCTGTGGGCATTTGGGGGATCCTGTGGGGCATTTTAGGAATCCTGTGGGGCCTTTTAGGGATCCTGTGGGGCCTTTTAGGGATCCTGTGGGGCATTTTTTGGGATCCTGTGGGGCATTTTAGGGATCCTGTGGGGCATTTTAGGGATCCTGTGGGGCATTTTTGGGATCCTGTGGGACATTTTTGGGATCCTGTGGGCATTTGGGGGATCCTGTGGGCATTTCGGGGATCCTGTGGGCATTTTTGGGATCCTGTGGGCATTTTTGGGATCCTGTGGGCATTTCGGGGATCCTGTGGGCATTTTTGGGATCCTGTGGGCATTTTTGGGATCCTGTGGGCATTTTTGGGATCCTGTGGGGCATTTTAGGGATCCTGTGGGCATTTTTGGGATCCTGTAGGCATTTTTGGGATCCTGTGGGGGCATTTTAGAGATCCTGTGGGCATTTTTGGGATCCTGTAGGCATTTTTGGGATCCTGTGGGGGCATTTTAGAGATCATGTGGGGTATTTTTGGGATCCTGTAGGCATTTTTGGGATCCTGTGGGGATTTTGGGGATCCTGTGGGGCATTTTAAGGATCCTGTGGGCATTTTTGGGATCCTGTAGGCATTTTTGGGATCCTGTGGGCATTTCGGGGATCCTGTGGGCATTTTTGGGATCCTGTGGGGCATTTTAGGGATCCTGTGGGGCATTTTGGGGATCCTGTGGGCATTTTGGGGATCCTGTAGGCATTTTGGGGATCCTGTGGGGCATTTTGGGGATCCTGTAGGCATTTTAGGGATCCTGTGGGGCATTTTAGGGATCCTGTGGGGCATTTTAGGGATCCTGTGGGGCATTTTTGGGATCCTGTGGGGACATTTTAGGGATCCTGTGGGCATTTTGGGGATCCTGTCGGGTATTTTAGGGATCCTGTAGGCATTTTGGGGATCCTGTGGGCATTTTTGGGATCATGTGGGGCATTTTTGGGATCCTGTGGGTATTTTTGGGATCCTGTGGGGGCATTTTAGGGATCCTGTAGGCATTTTGGGGATCCTGTGGGCATTTTAGGGATCCTGTGGGTCATTTTTGGGATCCTGTGGGCATTTTGGGGATCCTGTCGGGTATTTTAGGGATCCTGTGGGGGCATTTTTGGGATCCTGTGGGCATTTTAGGGATCTTGTGGGTCATTTTTGGGATCCTGTGGGCATTTTGGGGATCCTGTCGGGTATTTTAGGGATCCTGTGGGGGCATTTTTGGGATCCTGTGGGCATTTTAGGGATCCTGTGGGGCATTTTAGGGACCCTGTGGGGACATTTTAGGGATCCTGTGGGGGCATTTTAGGGACCCTGTGGGGACATTTTAGGGATCCTGTGGGGGCATTTTAGGGATCCTGTGGGGGCATTTTGGGGATCCTGTGGGTCATTTTAGGGATCCTGTGGGGCATTTTAGGGATCCTGTGGGGCATTTTAGGGATCCTGTGGGGCATTTTAGGGACCCTGTGGGGACATTTTAGGGATCCTGTGGGGGCATTTTAGGGACCCTGTGGGGACATTTTAGGGATCCTGTGGGGGCATTTTAGGGATCCTGTGGGGGCATTTTGGGGATCCTGTGGGTCATTTTAGGGATCTGTTTGGGGCCATTTTAGGGATCACCATGGGCATTTTAGGATCACATTGGGGCATTTTAGGGATCCTGTGGGGCATTTTAGGGATCCTGTGGGGCATTTTTGGGATCCTGTGGGGCATTTTAGGGATCCTGTGGGGGCATTTTAGGGACCCTGTGGGGGCATTTTAGGGATCCTGTGGGGGCATTTTAGGGATCCTGTGGGGGCATTTTAGGGATCCTGGGGGCATTACAGGATCCTGTCTGGGGCATTTAGGGATCCTGTGGGGCATTTTAGGGATCCTGTGGGGCATTTTAGGGACCCTGTGGGGACATTTTAGGGATCCTGTGGGGGCATTTTAGGGATCCTGTGGGGGCATTTTAGGGATCCTGTGGGGCATTTTAGGGATCCTGTGGAGGCATTTTAGGGATCCTGTGGGGGCATTTTTGGGATCCTGTGGAGGCATTTTAGGGATCCTGTGGGGGCATTTTTGGGATCCTGTGGAGGCATTTTTGGGATCCTGTGGGGGCATTTTAGGGATCCTGTGGGACATTTTAGGGATCCTGTGGGACATTTTAGGGATCCTGTGGGGGCATTTTAGGGATCCTGTGGGCATTTTGGGGATCCTGTGGGGCATTTTGGGGATCCTGTGGGGCATTTTCGGGATCCTGTGGGCATTTTCGGGATCCTGTGGGGCATTTTGGGGATCCTGTGGGGCATTTTAGGGATCCTGTGGGGCATTTTGGGGATCCTGTGGGGGCATTTTTGGGATCATGTGGGGGCATTTTAGGGATCCTGTGGGCATTTTGGGGATCCTGTGGGCATTTTTGGGATCCTGTGGGTATTTTAGGGATCCTGTGGGGCATTTTGGGGATCCTGTGGGGCATTTTAGGGATCATGTGGGGCATTTAAGCGACTTTCTAAAATAACATAATGGAAACGGgtgacattttatttttatctcaacGGTTGGCAAAAGAGAATTGAATAAAGAGagtatgataaaagaaagaaagaaaaaaagaggaagagaataaaggaaggtggaatgaagggaagaaaaagaaaaaaagaaaataaagaaagaagaaaaggaagagaataaaggaaggtcgaatgagatggggggggggggggaaagaaaaaaaataaaaaaataaagaaagatagaaagaaggaaagaaagaataaggaataagaagaacTAAAGAAACTCAgtgtatatatgatacaatatGATGTGAGATGAGACGACTGACCACCTTAATTAACTTTCCGTCCTGTGATGATGACATGATACAGTCATCTCATACCACAGAGATGTTCATTGAGCAAAGAATCCATTAATGGACACATCTCAGAAGCCGTCACCTCTAAACAGCTGTGTTGAAAGTACTGCGGACGGAGGAGAAGTATTAGAGAATTATTAAAGGAGGAGAATTATTAAAGGAGGAGAATTATTAGAGAATTATTAAAGGAGGATAATTATTAAAGGAGGAGAATTATTAGAGAATTATTAAAGGAGGAGAATTATTAAAGCAGGGGAATtattaaggaggaggaagtattCAGGGAGTATGAAAGGAGGAGAATTATTAGAGAATGATTAAAGGAGGAGAATTATTcggaaaattattattaaaaggaGGAGAATTAGTAGAGGAATGATTAAAAGTGGAGAATTATTCGAGGAATtattaaaaaaggaattattagaaagggagtgaggggaattaTTAGAGAATTACTaaaggaggggaagtagagagaatTATTAAAGGAGGAGAATTAGTAGGGAATGATTAAAGGGAGAATTATTAGAGAATTATTAAAGGAAGAAATTATTAGggagtgtgtggggaggagaaTTATTAGAGAATTATTAAAGGAGGAGAATTATTAGAGAATTATTAAAGGAGGATAATTATTAAAGGAGGAGAATTATTAGAGAATTATTAAAGGAGGAGAATTATTAGAGAATTATTAAAGGAGGAGAATTATTCGAGAATTATGAAAGGAGGAGAATTATTAGAGAATGATTAAAGGAGGAGAATTATTCGAGAATTATTAAAGGAGGAGAATTAGTAGAGAATGATTAAAAGTGGAGAATTATTCGAGAATTATTAAAGGAGGAGAATTATTAGAGAATTATTAAAGGAGGAGAATTATTAGAGAATTACTAAAGGAGGAGAATTATTAGAGAATTATTAAAGGAGGAGAATTAGTAGAGAATGATTAAAGGAGGAGAATTATTAGAGAATTATTAAAGGAGGAGAATTATTAGAGAATTATTAAAGGAGGAGAATTATTAGAGAATTATTAAAGGAGGAGAATTATTAGAGAATTATTAAAGGAGGAGAATTATTAGAGAATTATTAAAGGAGGAGAATTATTAAAGGAGGAGAATTATTAGAGAATTATTAAAGGAGGAGAATTATTAGAGAATTATTAAAGGAGGAGAATTATTAGAGAATTATTAAAGGAGGAGAATTATTAGAGAATTATTAAAGGAGGAGAATTATTAGAGAATTATTAAAGGAGGAGAATTATTAGAGAATTATTAAAGGAGGAGAATTATTAGAGAATTATTAAAGGAGGAGAATTATTAAAGGAGGAGAATTATTAGAGAATTATTAAAGGAGGAGAATTATTAGAGAATTAACAAAGGAGGAGAATTATTAAAGGAGAAGAATTATTAGAGAATTATTAAAGGAGGAGAATTATTAGAGAATTATTAAAGGAGGAAAATTATTAGAGAATTATTAAAGGAGGAGAATTATTAGAGCATTATTAAAGGAGGAGAATTATTAAAGGAGAAGAATTATTAGAGAATTATTAAAGGAGGAGAATTATTAGAGAATTATTAAAGGAGGAGAATTATTAGAGAATTATTAAAGGAGgagaattattaaattattagagAATTGATAAAGGAGAATTATTCTAACGAGAAAAAACAGACACTAGGACATAAACATCTGGATAATAGGAAGGGAAGACTTTACATTCTAGATTCAAACCATTTTGAAACAGGGAATAACCCGAATaaaaatattttcccatgttttCCCAACGTGCTTAAACCACCCCGGATAAGATTAGATCAAAGAATTTCTCTCAGATATCAATAAAAATTCTGGATAATGAATTTTCCACATCTCTGTGTACGCGGACCCAGTCCACCATGTGTCCATTAAAGTATAATTCTTAAATAATTATGAGATTAACTAATTAAATTGAAGATGGATAAGCCCACTATTGATTTAGGCCTCAttcctgtatgtatatctatctatctatctatctatctatctatctatctatctatatatatatatatatatatatatatatatatatatatatatatatatatatatatatatcactcatatcTAAACCACCTTTTGATTACTGACTTGATAAACACAATTCAAAAGAGTGAGAcaaaaatagaggaaggagaagaagaagaagaagaatagagatagatagataggtaggtaggtagatacatagatggatggatggatggatggatggatggatggatggatggatggatggatggatagatagatagatagatagatagatagatagatagatagatagatagatagatagatagatagatagatagatagatggatggatagatagatggatggatagatgggtagatagatagatagatcgattgataaatagatagacagatagatagatagatagatagataaaatagatagaaagatagatatataaaaagatagatagatagatatgttggaATGcctgtatgataataataattaaggcaAAAAAAGCAGTAacaacatagatataaataagaatacaagaataaaaaaaaaagaaaagaaaaaggaaataaataaaacatagacgaaaccgtaaaaaaaatagttttgaaaTATCAACCAAACTACTGAATAATTTCAATGAAAGTGTCAGGCCATTATGAGTAAGGAAGTGGAACTCATTAAGGAAAAACTTCAGCCAAAAAAAGGCTTCTCAaaatcctttcctcttcctttcgtatTTCCTCCCGAAATCAATCACAATTTTAAACAAgatcatatatttttgtattttggtgtaaatgataatgatgatgatgatgaaaaataatgataaaatgatgaaaataat
Encoded proteins:
- the LOC138867758 gene encoding DNA-directed RNA polymerase II subunit RPB1-like translates to MPTGSLKCPHRIPKMPHRIPKMPHRIPKMPHRIPKMPTGSPKCPTGSPKCLQDPQNAHRIPKMPHRIPKMPHRIPKMPTGSPKCPQDPKNAYRIPKMPTGSLKCPTGSPKSPQDPKNAYRIPKIPHMISKMPPQDPKNAYRIPKMPTGSLKCPHRIPKMPTGSQKCPQDP